A section of the Saccharomyces paradoxus strain CBS432 chromosome XII sequence genome encodes:
- the SSL1 gene encoding TFIIH/NER complex subunit SSL1 (Subunit of the core form of RNA polymerase transcription factor TFIIH~similar to YLR005W) yields MAPVVVSESEEDEDRVAITRRSKRQVHFDGDGDDRVDQQQQHSNHRDRDRHAQRKKKKRLSNRNLQGSNGGYAWEDEIKRSWDLVKVDDEGDMASLVASIVEARKKRTAKKNITPYQRGIIRSLILTLDCSEAMLEKDLRPNRHAMIIQYAIDFVHEFFDQNPISQMGIIIMRNGLAQLVSQVSGNPQDHIDALKSIRKQEPKGNPSLQNALEMARGLLLPVPAHCTREVLIVFGSLSTTDPGDIHQTIDSLVSEKIRVKVLGLSAQVAICKELCKATNYGDESFYKILLDETHLKELFNEAVTPLPVNKINKGFTLVKMGFPTRIFEDTPTFCSCHSKLVYGGYFCPNCHSKVCSLPTVCPCCDLMLILSTHLARSYHHLMPLKTFAEVPTTEKFRSEDCFSCQSRFPILKNNKNGKLLTSSRYRCEDCKQEFCVDCDLFIHEILHNCPGCESKPLIT; encoded by the coding sequence ATGGCTCCTGTAGTAGTTTCAGAATCTGAAGAGGATGAGGATAGAGTTGCTAttacaagaagaagtaaGAGACAGGTTCATTTTGATGGTGATGGAGATGATCGTGTAGaccaacagcaacagcatTCAAACCATAGAGATAGGGATAGGCATGCGCAGcgtaagaagaagaaaaggctCTCGAATAGAAACCTACAAGGTTCCAATGGTGGGTACGCTTGGGAAGATGAGATCAAGAGAAGTTGGGATTTGGTGAAAGTGGACGATGAAGGGGATATGGCATCCCTTGTGGCTAGCATTGTAGAGGCCAGAAAGAAACGTACAgctaaaaagaatataacGCCATATCAAAGAGGCATCATCAGAAGTTTAATATTAACCCTAGATTGCAGTGAAGCTATGCTGGAAAAGGATTTGAGACCAAACAGACATGCAATGATTATTCAGTATGCCATAGATTTTGTccatgaattttttgatcaaaATCCAATATCTCAAATGGGTATTATCATAATGAGAAACGGCTTGGCACAGCTAGTCAGCCAAGTTAGCGGAAACCCGCAGGATCACATTGATGCGTTGAAATCCATCAGGAAACAGGAACCAAAGGGGAACCCCTCCTTGCAAAATGCATTAGAAATGGCAAGAGGCCTCTTACTGCCTGTTCCTGCACATTGCACAAGAGAAGTGCTGATTGTGTTTGGTAGTCTTTCCACAACTGATCCTGGCGATATTCACCAAACTATTGATTCGTTAGTTTCTGAGAAAATTAGAGTGAAGGTTCTGGGGTTGTCAGCTCAAGTGGCCATTTGTAAAGAATTATGTAAGGCAACAAACTATGGTGATGAATCCTTCTATAAAATTTTACTCGATGAAACCCACCTAAAGGAACTATTCAACGAGGCTGTTACTCCTTTACCCGTTAACAAGATTAATAAGGGTTTCACACTTGTAAAGATGGGGTTCCCGACAAGAATATTTGAAGATACTCCGACGTTTTGCTCATGCCATTCCAAGTTAGTTTACGGCGGATACTTCTGTCCCAATTGTCACAGTAAGGTTTGTTCATTGCCCACAGTCTGTCCATGCTGTGACTTGATGTTGATCCTTTCAACCCACTTGGCTAGATCATATCACCATCTAATGCCATTGAAAACATTTGCCGAAGTACCCacaacagaaaaatttcgatCAGAAGACTGCTTTAGTTGCCAGTCAAGATTTCCCAtacttaaaaataataaaaatggtaaaCTACTAACAAGTTCTCGCTATCGTTGTGAGGATTGTAAACAAGAATTTTGTGTTGATTGCGATTTATTCATCCATGAAATCCTTCATAACTGTCCAGGTTGTGAATCCAAGCCCCTAATAACTTAA
- the NOC3 gene encoding Noc3p (Subunit of a nuclear complex with Noc2p and pre-replicative complexes~similar to YLR002C) has product MAKRNRSQFRIQERTAKKRKHEDSLLEGNGFHNAPEDINENAIYSIKGASWDEEEQDYEMVPRKNRSDTSNLVEGLPIKVNGKVERKLHKVKEKPKNDEDEEEDSSDSSEDDEALNEEQKEKVKEEEPDTEEKILQLKEDIADLVTKVMEEPEENTAALARLCKMVESKNPNTCKFSMLALVPVFKSIIPGYRIRPLTETEKKEKVSKEVSKLRNFEQALVYNYKNYVERLQSLSKTPSNAAPIQVSLGILAAQAAKELISTASHFNFRADIFTLLLRRICKPRISTDPTSIQIIQTFETLLNEDEEGSISFEILRIFNKILKTRSFNIEESVLNMLLSLDVLHDYDPNTKSEGNVSAPKLKKKDRVHLSKKQKKARKEMQQIEEEMRNAEQSVSAEERERNQSEILKIVFTIYLNILKNNAKALIGSVLEGLTKFGNMANFDLLGDFLEVMKELISDTEFDNLSSDEVRKALLCIVSAFSLISNTQHMKVNVDLSKFVDGLYALLPYICLDADIELSYRSLRLADPLNNEIIKPSVNVSTKAELLLKALDHIFFRSKSGTKERATAFTKRLYMCISHTPEKTSIAILKFVDKLMNRYPEISGLYSSEDRIGNGHFIMEADNPSRSNAEAATLWDDALLKKHYCPVVAKGLRSLSTRSKECSK; this is encoded by the coding sequence ATGGCTAAGAGAAATAGATCCCAATTCCGCATTCAGGAAAGAactgcaaaaaaaagaaagcacGAAGATTCTTTGTTAGAAGGCAATGGTTTCCATAATGCACCAGAAGATATAAATGAAAACGCCATATATAGCATAAAAGGCGCATCCTgggatgaagaagaacaggACTACGAAATGGTTCCTAGAAAGAATCGCTCTGATACATCGAATCTTGTAGAAGGACTACCTATAAAAGTTAATGGTAAAgttgaaagaaaactacataaagttaaagaaaagccaaagaacgacgaagatgaagaagaagactCTAGTGACTCTTCTGAAGATGATGAGGCTCTAaatgaagaacaaaaagaaaaggttAAGGAGGAGGAGCCTGATACGgaggaaaaaattctaCAACTAAAAGAAGACATTGCTGATTTGGTCACCAAAGTTATGGAGGAACCTGAAGAAAACACCGCTGCATTAGCGCGTCTATGTAAAATGGTGGAGTCTAAGAATCCTAATACTTGTAAATTTTCCATGTTGGCTTTGGTTCCCGTGTTTAAAAGTATTATACCAGGCTATAGGATTCGACCACTAACTGAAACcgaaaagaaggaaaaagtttCTAAGGAAGTCTCCAAGCTTAGAAACTTTGAGCAAGCCCTGGTTTATAACTACAAAAATTACGTCGAAAGATTGCAGAGTCTTTCAAAAACACCCAGTAATGCTGCCCCTATACAGGTTTCATTAGGCATTTTGGCCGCTCAAGCTGCCAAGGAATTGATCTCAACCGCCTCTCATTTCAACTTTAGGGCagatatttttactttacTGTTGCGTAGAATTTGCAAGCCAAGAATTTCAACAGATCCAACCTCCATTCAAATAATTCAGACATTTGAAACTCTGTTAAATGAGGACGAAGAGGGCTCAATCTCATTCGAAATACTTAgaattttcaacaaaatacTGAAGACAAGAAGCTTCAACATTGAAGAATCTGTTTTAAATATGTTATTATCGTTGGATGTTTTACACGACTACGACCCTAATACTAAATCCGAAGGAAACGTTAGTGCTCCTAAgctaaagaagaaagataGGGTCCATCTTTCTaagaagcagaaaaaaGCTCGAAAAGAGATGCAGCAAATCGAGGAGGAAATGCGTAACGCTGAGCAATCTGTTTCTGCAGaggaaagagaaagaaaccaatctgaaattttaaaaatcGTGTTCACTATATATTTGaatatcttgaaaaacAATGCAAAAGCGCTCATTGGGTCAGTTTTGGAAGGTCTAACGAAATTTGGTAATATGGCCAACTTTGATCTATTAGGGGACTTCCTCGAAGTAATGAAAGAACTTATTAGTGACACTGAATTCGATAACCTTTCTTCTGACGAAGTCCGTAAGGCTTTGCTTTGTATCGTCAGTGCATTCTCACTTATTTCGAATACACAACATATGAAAGTTAATGTGGATTTGTCCAAATTCGTTGATGGACTTTACGCGCTATTACCTTATATTTGCCTTGATGCAGACATCGAATTGTCTTACAGATCGCTAAGGTTAGCTGATCCACTCAATAACGAAATAATAAAACCATCAGTTAACGTTTCTACCAAGGCAGAACTCTTGCTGAAAGCCCTGGACCATATATTTTTCCGCTCGAAATCAGGGACTAAAGAAAGGGCCACAGCGTTTACCAAAAGATTATACATGTGCATCAGCCATACCCCAGAAAAAACAAGTATTGCCATCCttaaatttgttgataaGCTGATGAATAGATATCCTGAAATATCGGGCCTCTACTCTTCCGAGGATAGAATAGGCAATGGTCATTTCATAATGGAGGCCGATAATCCTTCAAGAAGTAACGCAGAGGCGGCAACTCTATGGGACGACGCTCTTCTTAAGAAGCACTATTGTCCTGTAGTTGCAAAGGGGCTACGCTCTCTATCAACTAGATCGAAAGAGTGTTCTAAGTAG
- the THI73 gene encoding Thi73p (plasma membrane permease~similar to YLR004C), whose product MSQRSMDVEKKAANADSCSVSTSSVNVDDADVALRFLKQNGLDEGSTVDEDDSVAGEEANFYGSHELAPKVLRKVDLFILPFLCCTYLLMFLDKALLNYAASMGIKDHLKGNEFSNLGTIFSAAYIFMEPVVTYLIQKFPISKILGTFITVWGIVLACHAACKTYASLMIVRTLLGLFESSSAVGCIAISGMYYTKSEQSARIGFWATQAGTGYIVGGLISFGFLHYHGTAFTSWQIMFLVVGLVTVAFGVLTFLYLPDNVTNAWFLNKEEKIQVVEHIRANQTGLETKKFKKQQVKELFLHDKFTWPMLLLTACSQISTGAIGTFSVTITGTFGFDKYETALLQLPIGAITAMIILITTQMLSRWGHITLITTSMYIPAIIGCIVLISLPLSHKIGNLFSLYLLYSGSCVITNIYIWNSCNTSGYTKRVFRNAITMIVYNVSCIIAPQMFRAYSAPRYIPAKIALLVTQCVCVPLQLYIGYICKKENEKRDKEQEGQEKKKYQFLDLTDIENRNFRYIY is encoded by the coding sequence ATGTCACAACGATCCATGGACGTGGAAAAGAAGGCAGCTAACGCCGATAGTTGTTCCGTGAGTACCTCGAGCGTTAACGTGGACGATGCGGACGTCGCTTTAAGATTTTTGAAGCAGAACGGCCTCGACGAAGGCTCTACGGTTGATGAGGACGATAGCGTTGCAGGCGAAGAGGCCAACTTCTATGGTTCTCATGAATTAGCTCCGAAGGTGCTGAGAAAAGTAGATCTCTTCATTCTGCCCTTTTTATGCTGTACGTATCTTCTGATGTTTTTGGATAAAGCTCTGCTGAACTATGCCGCATCAATGGGTATCAAAGACCATTTGAAAGGCAACgaattttctaatttgggtactattttttctgctGCTTACATTTTCATGGAACCTGTGGTCACTTACCTAATACAAAAATTTCCTATTTCCAAAATCCTAGGTACTTTTATTACCGTCTGGGGTATTGTGCTGGCTTGTCATGCTGCTTGTAAGACGTACGCCTCGTTGATGATCGTTCGTACTCTCTTAGGTCTCTTTGAATCCTCAAGTGCAGTTGGTTGTATCGCTATTAGTGGTATGTATTATACTAAATCTGAACAGAGTGCAAGAATCGGATTCTGGGCCACACAGGCTGGTACTGGTTATATTGTCGGTGggttaatttcttttgggTTTTTACATTACCATGGTACTGCTTTTACCTCTTGGCAAATTATGTTTTTGGTTGTTGGTCTGGTTACCGTTGCGTTTGGTGTTCTGACATTCTTGTACCTTCCAGATAACGTCACTAATGCTTGGTTCTTGAACAAAGAGGAGAAAATTCAAGTTGTTGAGCATATCAGAGCTAACCAAACCGGTTTGGAAACAAAGAAGTTTAAGAAGCAACAAGTTAAAGAACTATTCCTTCACGATAAGTTTACTTGGCCAATGCTTTTACTAACTGCATGTTCTCAAATTTCTACTGGTGCTATTGGTACATTTTCAGTGACTATCACTGGTACTTTTGGTTTCGACAAGTATGAAACAGCATTACTGCAGTTGCCTATTGGTGCCATTACAGCTATGATTATTCTTATAACAACCCAAATGTTGTCCCGCTGGGGTCATATCACACTCATAACCACATCTATGTATATTCCAGCTATTATAGGTTGTATCGTTCTTATCAGTTTGCCATTATCCCATAAGATCGGTAACTTATTTTCTCTGTACTTGCTTTACAGTGGTTCCTGTGTCATTACTAATATTTACATCTGGAATTCATGCAACACTTCCGGTTACACCAAAAGGGTTTTCAGAAATGCCATTACAATGATTGTATACAACGTCTCCTGTATTATTGCTCCACAGATGTTTAGGGCGTACTCTGCTCCACGTTACATCCCAGCAAAGATTGCCCTATTGGTCACTCAGTGTGTTTGTGTTCCCTTGCAATTATACATCGGCTACATTTGCAAGAAGGAGAATGAAAAGCGTGATAAGGAACAAGAAggtcaagaaaagaagaagtacCAATTTTTGGACTTGACTGATATCGAAAATAGAAATTTCAGGTACATCTACTAA
- the CMS1 gene encoding Cms1p (subunit of the 90S preribosome processome complex~similar to YLR003C) yields the protein MSNPDDLDDGLAYDFDAEHEPISDAKVDSPSSNVLQKRSIEEDDGDVDYTDGKKVERNSEDDSGRPVSKRQKKLQKKSKLIEKRKEESQYIVSQRKAIPASSPEKITEYLTTLIREKNPELSALELEELYFKKNDFLSTEKFDAERRLSNFPAFIQKFSVAPKKIVFSMSNIRVADVYRSLNGGKNCVKLFSKSKLKDDIATVERLLADKPKKSKNNRDTLYFIVTPTRMQKIIEATDLLFQGKEKLDIILDASYLDPKDNTILSFENAAVLCQVLKTFLNKKSSVKILLY from the coding sequence ATGTCTAATCCAGATGATTTAGATGATGGACTTGCCTATGATTTTGATGCTGAACATGAACCAATTTCTGACGCTAAGGTTGACAGTCCCTCAAGCAATGTGTTACAAAAGAGATCcatagaagaagatgatggTGATGTTGATTATACggatggaaaaaaagtggaaAGAAATTCAGAAGACGATTCGGGAAGACCTGTGTCCAAAAGACAGAAGAAGCtacagaaaaaatcaaagctAATtgagaaaaggaaagaggAAAGCCAATATATTGTCTCACAACGAAAAGCGATTCCTGCAAGTTCGCcagaaaaaattacagAGTACCTAACAACTTTGAtacgagaaaaaaatcctgAGTTGAGTGCTTTAGAATTAGAGGAACTAtacttcaaaaaaaatgatttcCTTTCgacagaaaaatttgacgCTGAACGTAGATTAAGCAATTTTCCTGCTTTTattcaaaagttttctgtagctccaaaaaaaattgttttttctaTGTCTAATATTAGAGTAGCAGATGTTTATCGTAGTCTAAACGGCGGCAAGAATTGCGTTAAACTATTCTCTAAAAGTAAACTAAAGGATGATATAGCCACCGTGGAACGTTTGCTTGCTGacaaaccaaaaaaatcaaaaaataacagaGACACCCTTTATTTTATCGTCACACCAACAAGAATGCAGAAAATTATAGAAGCAACCGACTTATTATTTCaaggaaaggaaaagttAGACATCATTCTTGATGCAAGTTATTTAGACCCTAAGGATAACACTATATTATCATTTGAGAATGCAGCTGTCCTCTGCCAAGTCTTGAAAACCTTTTTGAATAAGAAAAGTTCGGTGAAAATACTGCTATATTAA